A stretch of DNA from Paenibacillus sp. FSL W8-0186:
ATGTCATTTATCGTTAAAATTTTATTCGAAATCATATGACGAATGACATACAGAAATCGAAAGATTGAATATAATAAGGGTTGTACGCAGATGGTTCCTGATTTATCAAGCTTAGGTATGTAGGCTGTCGTGCACTAAATGGAATTCATGTATCTAATCGCACTCTAAGTGAATGGTTTAAAGGATTAAATGGATTTTACGCACCTAAAACCAAGAATCCAGCCATGGTTGACAATTCCTTTACTTCTAACGACATGAAATCCATTTAAATCCATCTTTCCTTCTTTGCTGCAGAAATGAACTGCTATAAATCCATTTATAATAAGTTGAACTTTCTAGATCAACTTATTATAGCCATAAAACCATCCAGCCCCTTCCATACGGAGGGGGCTGGATGGTTTTATGGTCACCTGTGCTAGAGCGAATTCAGATAGTCTACGATCGTTAGCAGCCCTTTATCGAAATTCTCCAGATTGAAGTGCTCGTTGGGAGCATGGAGATTCTCGTCGGGAAGCCCGAAGCCCATCATGACGGCCGGGGCATTCAGGACGCGCGACAATGTTTCGACAATTGGTATAGAGCCGCCGTCGTGCGTAAAGAGGGCGCGGGTGCCGTATACGCGTTCGTATGCGTCCGCGGCTTTCTGCAGCATCGGATTCGCAGGATTGATAGTGAACGCCCGGGCTTTCTCGACTTGGACGATGTTCAACTTGGCGCCAGGCTGTACGTGCTGCTTGAGGTGCGCCTCGATTTTATCCAGAATATCCTGAGGATCCTGATTGCCGACTAAACGGCACGTAATTTTGGCGTGAGCTTCCTTTGGAATGACGGTTTTGGAGCCTTCGCCTTGGAATCCGCCGTATACCCCATTCAATTCCAGCGTTGGACGGGCACCGGTCCGTTCCACGAAGCTATAGCCTTCCTCGCCATAGAGCGTGTCTAGACCCAGGTCGGCTTTTAATTTGTCCTCGTTGAATGGCTGCTTGGCAAATTCCTCACGCATGGCAGGAGTCAACTCCGGCACTCCTTCATAGAAGCCCTCCACGGCTACTCTACCCTTGTCGTCATGCAGCGAGGACAGTAGGGAGACTATCGCATGCAGCGCATTCGGTACGCCGCCTCCGAAGGTTCCCGAGTGCAGATCCGTATTGGCGGTGTGCACTGTGACTTCCAGGGAGCAAAGGCCGCGAAGCCCGATGCAGATCGCTGGTTTGCCAGGCTCCAGCAGAGCCGTATCGGAGATGAGTACGACATCGGCCGCTAGCTTTTCCTTATGCTCATCCAAGTAGGGCGGAAGGTTAGGGCTGGCGATTTCCTCCTCGCCTTCAATGCAAAACTTAATGTTGACCGGGAGCTGCTTCTCTTCCTTTAATATAGCCTCCACAGCTTTGATGTGCAGAAACAGCTGGCCTTTATCGTCTGTTGCTCCGCGGGCATACAGCTTGCCGTCCCGGATCGTTGGCTCGAACGGAGGGGTCTCCCATAAGTGCAGCGGATCTACCGGTTGAACGTCATAGTGCCCGTAAACGAGCACGGTTGGTTTTCCTGGAGCATGCAGATGGTCTGCGTAAATAATCGGGTGTCCCTTGGTTGGGATGATTTCCACATTCTCCAGTCCTGCGCTCGATAGTGAGCTGGAAATCCACTCTGCTGCCCTGGCTATATCCGGCTTATGCTCGGATAGGGCGGAAATGCTTGGTATCGTTAGCAATTGCTTAAGTTCGTCTAAATGCTGTTCTCTGTGTTGTTGAAAATAGGATTCATAGCTCATCGTTGATCATATCCTCCCGGACTTTTTTGTGACTCCTTTAGTTTACTACGTTTTGCCCGCTAACACGAATACAAAGAGACAGTACTGTTAGTCTAACCGTGCGGATCATTTGTCATGTGAATTTGACAGATTTTATTAATAATCTCGTTAATTTTATTTTTCTTTAATGTACGATATCACTAATTCTGGTACTCTCTTTAAAGAGAGCTCAATTTTGAGAGCTTGGGTTGTTAGTAGATTGAAGGGAGTTATTGCGTAAATGGATGATAAAGATAAGAAGGAACTGGAATCAGTAGAGGGGGCAGAACAAGAGCAAGGAAGCGATTCTGCTGAACCGGGAACAGCTGATGAGGCAGTAACGGGATCGGATACAGGAGCTGGAACCGAAGAAGGCGTAAATGCAGATGACAGCAAGGAGGCAGAAGCGGCTGCTGAAGGTAGTGCGGAAGCAGAAGCTCAGGTAGACTTCACGGAACCGGAAGCTGTTCAAGCGATCGAGGCGATTGAGCCAACACAGGCTGCGGCCAAGCCGGATTATTTTTTTGACGGACAAGCCAATACAGGGGCAGGATCTACGCCACCCCCATCTTCCAGTTCGTCCAAAGCGTGGCCGATCATCTCTCTGATTCTAGCCGCTGGGCTGGTGATTGCATTGGTATTTCCACTGCTGAATAACAAGAAGGATGTTGTGGCTACGGTTAACGGTACTAAAATTACGCAGGATGAACTGTATAATGAACTTGTGAAGGCTGGCGGCGGAGAGCAAGCCAAGCAAGCGCTGAATGCTATGGTTATGAAGACTTTGATCACGCAGGAGGCCAAGAAAAAGAATATCGTAGTGACGGAAGAAGATATCAACGCGGAAATCGATAACTATATCAAATCCTTCGGCAGCCTTGAAATGCTGGAGCAAATGCTTCAGCAGTATGGCATGACGATGGATGATTTGAAGCAGGACTCCGAAATGAATGTCATGATTACCAAGCTGCTTGAGGATAAAACGAACGTGACAGAAGACGAAGTAAAGCAAACTTTCGAAACGTATAAAGAGTCCTTCAGCACTCCTGAGCAGGTCCGGGCTTCTATCATATTGGTAGAGACCGAAGATGAGGCTAACGAGGTCATTCAGCAGTTGAAGAACGGCAAGGATTTTGCCGAGATTGCTAAGGACAAGTCGCTGGATACCTTCACCAAGGATTCGGGCGGGGATACAGGATTCTTTGAACGTGGACAAGTGGAGCCTGCCGTCGAGGAGGCCGCATTTAAGCTGCAGCAGGATGAAATCAGCGGCGCCGTTAAGACTGACGAGGGATACAAAGTCATTAAATTGACCGACCGTAAGGAAGCCAAAGAGGGTACGTTTGAAGAGAATAAAGAAGAGATTCGCAAGGGCTTGGTAGCGCAGCAAGTTCAGGAACTGTTCGGGGATTGGTATAATGAACTAGAGAGCCAAGCGAAGATCACTAATAAACTGACGGGTGCGGATACAGCGAACAGCGATAATTCCGCAAGCTAATTTTTGAGCAAAGAAGAATTCGACTCAAGGATAGCCGGCGTCTCCTAAATAGGGATGCTGGCTATTGCTGCATTTTCGTCCTGATGGCGAGGAGCTTGCTGCAGATGTCAATTTCGATTGCAAGTTGCGGAGTTTATGTATAACCTTATGAATAGATGATTTCTTTGTATAGGTAGGAGAGGAGTAGTTCTGATGGCGGAGTGGTATGAACGCAGCTTCGGTGAAGATTATTTACTTGTCTATAAACATCGCGACGTGCAAGGAGCGAAACGCGAAGTACATACGATGATTTCTTGGCTGGATTTGCCTGCAGGGGCAAAGGTGCTAGATCTTTGCTGCGGCATGGGACGACACTCCATGGCGTTGGTTGAAGCGGGTTACGAGGTTACGGGAGTGGATTTATCGGACGTGCTGCTGCGGGAGGCGCGGAAAAATGATCCCAATGGCCGCGTTATCTGGCTAAAGGGCGATATGCGCCAATTGCCGCTTGAGAGCGGTTTTGACGCCGTTGTCAACCTGTTCTCTTCCTTTGGCTACTTTGAGGAGGATACGGAGCATATCAAGGTATTAAAGGAAATTCGCAGAGTATTGAAGCCGGGCGGACAATTTATTATTGATTTCCTAAATCCGGCATATACGGTGGAGCATCTGGTGCCTCGCTCCGAGCGGGTGGATGAAGGACAGCACATTATAGAAGAGCGCAGCATCCAGAACGGATACGTGAAGAAACATATAACGATCCGGAATATGGACTCGGGGACGACGGATGAACCGAGACATTATTTGGAACGAATCAAACTGTATAATCGGGCGGATTTTACCGAAATGTTGAATAACAGCGGCCTGCAATTGGAGCATGTTTATGGGGGCTACGGCGATATTCCCTATGAGCCGGAAACGTCTCCCCGCATGATCATGGTCGGTAGATCCCTATGACGGCCAGGCGATTTCAGGAGTGGGCCGAGGCTGGTGTGATTCAAATTCCAATTTCCATGGCTCCGCCGCTGCGGCAGGTGAACAGTTATCTGCTTCGCGGTCCAGAGGGAGTCACTATTATAGATCCAGGGCCGCGAACGGATGTGACGGAGCAGGAATGGAAAGAAGTCTTAAGGGAGCTTGGGCTTCAACCAGCCGATATTGCAGCGATTGTCCTCACCCATCATCACCCCGATCATTTCGGACTGGCCGGGTATTTGCAGCAATTGACCCAAGCTCCGGTCTACATGTCCGCTCGCTCGTATGAAGAAGCCGAGCGAATGTGGGGAGCGAAAAGTACGGTTAATGAGGCGCTGCCCGCCCTGTTTCGGCAGCATGGCATGCCTGAAGAGTGGTTGAGCCAGCTGCCGTCGCATTTGCACAGCTTTATGGCTCAAGTGACGCCTTTCCCCGAAGTTACTTTTGTAATGGAAGGCAGCCCAATCGCCATGGGAGGGGGGAACTGGGAGCCTATTGTTACCGGCGGTCATGCTCCCGGTCATATGTCGTATTATAATCGGAGCAGCAAAATCATGATCTGCGGCGATGCCGTACTGCCGCAAATATCTCCCAACATCAGCTTAGTGCCCGGCAGCGAGCCGGATCCGCTGCAGTCCTTTATGGATAGCTTGAAGCGGTTGGGTGCTTACGAAGTCAGTATGGCTTTTCCAGGACACCGCAGTCCGTTTGATTATTTCAATGAGCGGATTCGTTTGTTAATCCAGCATCATGAGCAGCGGTTGGAGCGAATGGAACAGCTGCTGCTGGAGAAGCCAATGACAGGCTTCGAGGTGTGCAGCGCCGTATTTGGAACCAAGCTGGGCATCCATCAAATGCGGTTTGCGATGTCGGAGACTCTGGCTCATTTGCTTGAGCTTGTCCGCCAAGGCCGCACGGCCTTGGAAGAGACGGGCTGGAACGGGGAGCTCCAATTCAGGGCATTGCAGGAATCTTATAGAACTCGTTAGAGGCGTTTGATTACTAAAATAAGAACAAGCCGCGCATTAACGCAGCTTGTTCTTTATTTTCTCGGCAAGTAAGATTTAGCGGTCCGAATCGATCGTTTCTTCGCCCTGTTCCTTCTCGCGCTCCGCCTGTTTGCGGTGGGCGATCCGGCTGCTCGCTGAAGCGGCAATGGCTCCAACGATATCGTCAAGAAACGTGTTGCAGGGGCCTAGGCTTTTATCGTTCAGCCGCTCCAAGACGCCGGGTTTAAGCTTGTCCACATAGCCATAGTTCGTAAAACCGATGCTTCCGTAAACGTTAACGATGGAGAATGCTAAAATTTCATCGACGCCGTACAAACCTTCGTCATTGGCGATCATATCCTGCAGCTCTGGAATCAGAAGCCCTTGCTCTGCCAAAATATCCAGTTGAATGCCTGTCAGCACGGCATTTTGGACCTCTCTCTTGCTGAGAACCTGCTCCACGTTGTGGATGCACTCCTCCATAGTCAGGTTTGGGTAATACTTCTGCTGCAGCAGCATAACCAGCTCGGCAATTTCGCCGAGTGTCACCCCGCGTTTATGCAGCCACTCCATGGTGGCATCAGCTACCTTTTTACTGTTCAAAGTATAAGGCACTTTTGCTTTTGGTTGGTCCATCCCCATTCACCTCTACCCCTCTTATATGATGTTCATGTGCTTGAATCGTCTGACTCGGCTAAGATGCAGTGTGTCCACTTCCGGGAAAAATTAGTTATTTTTCAAGAAGGGGCTCGTATATATAGTAATACAAACCTTAGAAAAATGTTAGGGAGGACCCTGGTCATGAATTGGAACCGCTCATTACGCAATACTGCCGTAGCGGGAATGCTCGCGCTTCCGTTATTGCTGACAGCCTGTAATCCTTTTGCCGCAAAATCGTCGGGTCAAATCGATCCTCCGCCTGCAGATGTTGAATACGAGATGCTGAGGAATCTTGAAGCGCAAGATCAGACAAGCCTGAGTACGGACGGTTTAATGTCCACCGTCTATTTGGAGAACGAGCACGGTTTACTTGCTCCGGTAGCCCTGCGGCTGCCTGATGAAGACAGCAGCACGCAGTTGACAAGGGCACTGGAGAGCTTGGTGAAGGACGGTCCTTACGCCAAGCTTATTCCGGAAGGATTTACTGGTGTGCTGCCGGAAGGGACGGAAGTCGAGGCCGTTACGCTGCAGAAGGATCAGCAGCTGGCAATCGTTGAATTCACGGAGCCATTCACAAATTACGATGCCCGTGATGAGCGCAAGATTATGGAGGCTCTTGCCTGGACGTTAACGGAGAATCCGGACGTTCAGCAGGTTCAGCTCTGGGTTGACGGAGCCAAATTGAACGAAATGCCTGTGGATGGGACGCCTCTGGATCGGCCATTGACGCGTGCTTTAGGCATCAACTTGGAAATCAGCAGCGGCACAAGCCTTTCGCTGAGCAGTCCGGTCACTGTGTATTTCTCAGCTGCGACACCGGAGGGAGTGCAATATTTTGTACCGGTTACCCGTTTTGTCTCAAGTACCACCGACCGGGTTCAATCGGCGCTGCATGAGCTGATTAAAGGACCGGCCCAGGGCGAAGGACTGGAGCGGGTCGTAACGGATAATACTAGCGTCGACAGTATTGACGTATCCCAGGATGGGATCGTTACTGTAGCAATCAGTGACGATATGTTTGAGCCCGGGGAGAGAGTTCCCGCCCAAATGCTGCAATCGCTTGTTCTTACCGTAACGGAGAATACACAGAAAGAACAGGTACGGATCTGGCTGAATGGCGAAAAAGATGTCATTGGGCTTGATAACCAGAAATACAGCGAGCCGGTTTCCAGGCCGGAAACCATTAACGAAATCCCTCTGTGATGCTGTAATGACGATGCTTCGATTGCTTATTGGGCTTGCTGCGGCAAGTCCAATTCTGTTATACAGGCATTTAGGCTTATGGAGCACCGTTCTGCGAAAGGGGAATACAGATAAATGGCGAGGAAGGAATGGAATGGTGATTTTATGCTTACACTTTGGTAGAATAGGGAAAGCGTAAAGACAGCATGAAACGTAGGAGGCGGGTTACGATGAGAATAAACGGGCGTGAAGCAAACGAGCGGCGGCCATTGAACTTAACAGTAAATATTAACAAGTATGCAGAAGGATCCGTATACATCGAGGTTGGAGACACGAAGGTAATATGCACGGCTACCGTCGAAGAGAAGGTGCCGATGTTCATGAAAGGCCAGGGCAAAGGTTGGGTAACTGCAGAATACGCTATGCTTCCCCGGGCAACCCACTCCCGTAACCAGCGCGAATCGGCACGCGGCAAGCAAAGCGGACGGACAATGGAAATCCAGCGTTTGATCGGCAGAGCTCTGCGTTCCATCGTTGATTTGCAAGCCCTTGGCGAGCGGTCGATCACCATTGACTGCGATGTGCTGCAAGCCGATGGAGGAACACGTACCACGTCGATTACTGGTGCATTCGTTGCTCTGGCACTGGCAGTGAACAAGATCGTGCAGAAGCACGCTTTGCCAGTATTCCCCATCACCGATTATCTGGCTTCCGTCAGCGTCGGTATCGTCGGCCAGGAGACGCTGCTGGATCTTAATTACGACGAGGACTCCAAGGCCAAGGTGGATATGAATGTAGTTATGACGGGGCAAGGCCAGTTCGTCGAAGTGCAGGGGACCGGCGAAGAGAATCCATTTTCCCGGGAAGAACTGAATAAAATGCTCGAGCTTGCAGAGAAAGGCATCCGCGAAATGATTCAAATTCAGCGTGAAGCGCTCGGACCCATCGCCATGAAGATTGGAAGCAAGCAATCGGGAGCGGATATATGAACCATAGCCAGGAATCAGTTATTATTGTAGCCACCCGGAATCAGGGGAAAGTGAGGGAATTTGCCCATGCGCTTGCCTTTTTGGGCAAGCCCGTGAAGAGCATGTACGACTATCCCGAGGTTCCGGAAGTGGTCGAGGACGGCAAGACGTTTGCGGAGAACGCACGCAAGAAGGCAAAGGAAGTGGGCGATTTCCTTGGCCAGACTGTGCTGGCCGATGATTCGGGGTTATGCGTGGACAAGCTGGAAGGCGCGCCTGGCGTTTATTCGGCTCGCTATGCTGGGGAAGGGGCTTCGGATGAGGACAACAATGCTAAGCTTCTGAGCGAATTGGAGCACATGCGGCTAGGGGAAGATACGGAGCAGCCGCTGCTTAGCACGGCCCGGTTCGTGTGTCATCTTGCCCTGTATAATCCGGCGACGGGGGAGTTTACAGAGGCTTCTGGAACGGTGGAAGGCTGGATTACATCAGAGCCGGCCGGAGAAGGCGGATTCGGATATGATCCGCTGTTTTATCTGCCGGAGTACGAGAAAACCCTTGCCGAGCTAACCGTCTCGGAGAAGCAGGCGATCAGCCATCGCGGTGCGGCATTACGCCAGCTGGCCCAGCAAATGGAGGACATGAATAAATAAGAAGCCCCGGCAGTGCGGAGGCTTCTGAGAAATTGATTACGTAATGAAGTTGCTATAACCCCTTTAAGTGACCGTATACGAGCCTGTTCATTTCCTTAAGAACGGACTGAATGCTAACTTAAAGGGGGTTTTTAGCATGACACGGTTGTGGCCGGTATGCTACTGAAGCTGGTTGTTTTCATTGTTATCTTTACGGCGGCTATAATAAAAAAACCAACAGTCATTAAGCAGGCGAATTTGACGCCGGTCTTTTTTATGAAAGGCGCGCATCATCTGGTTGCTGAGCCAATTGGGCAATACAATCTCCTCCCGACTTTTCCCTATGTACGTTAGCATATGGGGAGAAGCCGTGAAGTGTGCAGGTCCATGAACTCTATTGGCCCTCTTCTTCGTACCATTGCTCTAGCTGGGCCTGCAGCGCGCGAATTTCCGTAAGCAAAGAGATCAAGGGATAATTCTCTTCTTGTATTGCGGAGAATGCAGCTTCAAGCTCATTGATGTAGGCTAAGCCGCTTGTAATTTGCAGCGATTCCTGCAGCAGATCAAGCTGGTCGCATTCGGCAATCGCTTGCGGCAGAGATGGAACCTGGGCCGCGGTTAGCTTATCGATTTCTTTGTTCAGGCGCAAATTGAGGGCGCTTAGCTGGTAAGCGTAATCCGCAGGCATTTCTACAAAACGCAAATCGCTGCCCTGCTGCAAAATGACATATCTCATTAAGGACATTTGTTTACAGTCTCCTTTTCAATTATTGCTACTTGACAGTGTAGCTTAACAGGAAGTTAGAATTCAAGTACAAAGCGTGTTTGATCGAGGCCAGGAATATGAATGGCGGCAAGTAAGGGGGGATTTTCATGACGGATGAACAACTACAGGCCTGGGTCGAGGAGATTTCGCTTCGCAGCTTTGGGTTGCCTTTTCGCCATGAAGCCAGGTTTAACCGGAGGCTCAGATCGACAGGCGGCAGATATTTCATGAAGTCCCACCATATCGAGATTAATCCGGCCCAGCTGGCTGCTTACGGGGTAGAGGAAGTGGAGAAAATCATTAAGCATGAGCTATGCCATTATCATTTGCATATTATGGGCAGAGGCTACAGACACCGGGACCCGGAATTCAAAGCGTTATTAAATCGGGTAGGGGGAAGCAGATACTGTCAATCGCTGCCTGGAGACCAGGGCAGAAGAACATTGCCTTATCGGTATATGCTCAAGTGTACAAGCTGCGGTATGGAATATTTGCGCAAACGCCGCGTTGATCCTCGGCGATACCGCTGCGGTAAATGCTCGGGAAGCCTTCATCTGTCGAGTTATGGGCAGCAGAATTGAAGTAAATTGAAATAAGCACCAGAGCTGAAATGTGGTATACTACAAAAAAAGATAGGGAAGTGATCTATTATGGCCAAGTCCAAAGCCAAACGAATGCGCGACAAATTAACGCGTGAAGGCAGACGCAACCCGGAATTGGGGAGAAGCCCCTTTGCCGCAGCAGATTTAAGAACGAGAAGAACCAAAACCAAGCAAGAGCTGTTAAATCAAAGTAAGCATAAACAGAAGAACCTGATCTCTTATTATGGAGATGATGGTTCTTTTTTGTTGGCAAGAAGCAGCTCGGCTTGTCATATATATGAAGTGGGAGCGTAAGGATCCAAATGGGAGAGGAGCAGCCGGCCCCGAAGAGCAATATGCGGACGGAGGCGAAGCAAAATGAGTGCAGAGATGCTGATTCAACTGCTAGTACTTATCGTCATGCTCATCGAACTGGCGCGGCACCGAAAGGATTCCTGAAGTTCCGTGAAGGTCTGGCCTTTGGTGCCAGGCCTTTCCAACCCTTTTATGGCATGTCCATATTCTTGACTTTGCATCAAAATCATGATAAATTATACCGTAAATCTATAGTAAACAATTAGCGTTCCCCGATAGCTCAGTCGGTAGAGCACTCGACTGTTAATCGAGTTGTCACAGGTTCGAGTCCTGTTCGGGGAGCCATGTCTTTGGAGAGATACCCAAGTGGCTATAAGGGGACCCTCTGCTAAGGGGTTAGACTGCGTAAGCGGTGCGAGGGTTCGAATCCCTCTCTCTCCGCCACTATAGATTGAATCATAAAGCCAAAGTTCTGATGGGCTTTTTTTTATTTCTATTATAAAAAAAGGGGTTGCCAACGCTCGCGAACTTTGCTATACTCATTTTTGTTGTCGCTCCAAAAAAGACTTCACCTTAATTATAAATATGGCCCGTTGGTCAAGGGGTTAAGACACCTCCCTTTCACGGAGGTAACAGGGGTTCGAATCCCCTACGGGTCACCACTTTCATATATATGCTTCAGTAGGGTGAGAATCCCTTGGGGGTTCGTCGGAGCATCGGCTTCGGTAGGAATACTTCGCAGTCTCGAACGGAGAGAGAGTATCCCCTACGGGTCACCACTTTCATATATATGCTTCAGTAGGGTGAGAATCCCTTGGGGGTTCGTCGGAGTATTGAAGTATTATAACTTAATATGCGGTCGTGGTGGAATGGCAGACACGCTATCTTGAGGGGGTAGTGGGTGTATACCCGTGGAGGTTCGAGTCCTCTCGACCGCATTGATAACAAAGGGAAGAACCTTGCGTAAGCAGGGTTCTTTTGAACTTTTTATTACATCGAAATATATAGTAAAAGCAGCT
This window harbors:
- a CDS encoding peptidylprolyl isomerase → MDDKDKKELESVEGAEQEQGSDSAEPGTADEAVTGSDTGAGTEEGVNADDSKEAEAAAEGSAEAEAQVDFTEPEAVQAIEAIEPTQAAAKPDYFFDGQANTGAGSTPPPSSSSSKAWPIISLILAAGLVIALVFPLLNNKKDVVATVNGTKITQDELYNELVKAGGGEQAKQALNAMVMKTLITQEAKKKNIVVTEEDINAEIDNYIKSFGSLEMLEQMLQQYGMTMDDLKQDSEMNVMITKLLEDKTNVTEDEVKQTFETYKESFSTPEQVRASIILVETEDEANEVIQQLKNGKDFAEIAKDKSLDTFTKDSGGDTGFFERGQVEPAVEEAAFKLQQDEISGAVKTDEGYKVIKLTDRKEAKEGTFEENKEEIRKGLVAQQVQELFGDWYNELESQAKITNKLTGADTANSDNSAS
- a CDS encoding MBL fold metallo-hydrolase, with translation MTARRFQEWAEAGVIQIPISMAPPLRQVNSYLLRGPEGVTIIDPGPRTDVTEQEWKEVLRELGLQPADIAAIVLTHHHPDHFGLAGYLQQLTQAPVYMSARSYEEAERMWGAKSTVNEALPALFRQHGMPEEWLSQLPSHLHSFMAQVTPFPEVTFVMEGSPIAMGGGNWEPIVTGGHAPGHMSYYNRSSKIMICGDAVLPQISPNISLVPGSEPDPLQSFMDSLKRLGAYEVSMAFPGHRSPFDYFNERIRLLIQHHEQRLERMEQLLLEKPMTGFEVCSAVFGTKLGIHQMRFAMSETLAHLLELVRQGRTALEETGWNGELQFRALQESYRTR
- the cmpA gene encoding cortex morphogenetic protein CmpA — encoded protein: MPNWLSNQMMRAFHKKDRRQIRLLNDCWFFYYSRRKDNNENNQLQ
- a CDS encoding phosphatidylglycerophosphatase A, whose product is MDQPKAKVPYTLNSKKVADATMEWLHKRGVTLGEIAELVMLLQQKYYPNLTMEECIHNVEQVLSKREVQNAVLTGIQLDILAEQGLLIPELQDMIANDEGLYGVDEILAFSIVNVYGSIGFTNYGYVDKLKPGVLERLNDKSLGPCNTFLDDIVGAIAASASSRIAHRKQAEREKEQGEETIDSDR
- a CDS encoding hydrolase/acyltransferase, which translates into the protein MSLMRYVILQQGSDLRFVEMPADYAYQLSALNLRLNKEIDKLTAAQVPSLPQAIAECDQLDLLQESLQITSGLAYINELEAAFSAIQEENYPLISLLTEIRALQAQLEQWYEEEGQ
- a CDS encoding SprT family protein, whose amino-acid sequence is MTDEQLQAWVEEISLRSFGLPFRHEARFNRRLRSTGGRYFMKSHHIEINPAQLAAYGVEEVEKIIKHELCHYHLHIMGRGYRHRDPEFKALLNRVGGSRYCQSLPGDQGRRTLPYRYMLKCTSCGMEYLRKRRVDPRRYRCGKCSGSLHLSSYGQQN
- a CDS encoding class I SAM-dependent methyltransferase produces the protein MAEWYERSFGEDYLLVYKHRDVQGAKREVHTMISWLDLPAGAKVLDLCCGMGRHSMALVEAGYEVTGVDLSDVLLREARKNDPNGRVIWLKGDMRQLPLESGFDAVVNLFSSFGYFEEDTEHIKVLKEIRRVLKPGGQFIIDFLNPAYTVEHLVPRSERVDEGQHIIEERSIQNGYVKKHITIRNMDSGTTDEPRHYLERIKLYNRADFTEMLNNSGLQLEHVYGGYGDIPYEPETSPRMIMVGRSL
- a CDS encoding GerMN domain-containing protein yields the protein MNWNRSLRNTAVAGMLALPLLLTACNPFAAKSSGQIDPPPADVEYEMLRNLEAQDQTSLSTDGLMSTVYLENEHGLLAPVALRLPDEDSSTQLTRALESLVKDGPYAKLIPEGFTGVLPEGTEVEAVTLQKDQQLAIVEFTEPFTNYDARDERKIMEALAWTLTENPDVQQVQLWVDGAKLNEMPVDGTPLDRPLTRALGINLEISSGTSLSLSSPVTVYFSAATPEGVQYFVPVTRFVSSTTDRVQSALHELIKGPAQGEGLERVVTDNTSVDSIDVSQDGIVTVAISDDMFEPGERVPAQMLQSLVLTVTENTQKEQVRIWLNGEKDVIGLDNQKYSEPVSRPETINEIPL
- the rph gene encoding ribonuclease PH translates to MRINGREANERRPLNLTVNINKYAEGSVYIEVGDTKVICTATVEEKVPMFMKGQGKGWVTAEYAMLPRATHSRNQRESARGKQSGRTMEIQRLIGRALRSIVDLQALGERSITIDCDVLQADGGTRTTSITGAFVALALAVNKIVQKHALPVFPITDYLASVSVGIVGQETLLDLNYDEDSKAKVDMNVVMTGQGQFVEVQGTGEENPFSREELNKMLELAEKGIREMIQIQREALGPIAMKIGSKQSGADI
- a CDS encoding dipeptidase, whose protein sequence is MSYESYFQQHREQHLDELKQLLTIPSISALSEHKPDIARAAEWISSSLSSAGLENVEIIPTKGHPIIYADHLHAPGKPTVLVYGHYDVQPVDPLHLWETPPFEPTIRDGKLYARGATDDKGQLFLHIKAVEAILKEEKQLPVNIKFCIEGEEEIASPNLPPYLDEHKEKLAADVVLISDTALLEPGKPAICIGLRGLCSLEVTVHTANTDLHSGTFGGGVPNALHAIVSLLSSLHDDKGRVAVEGFYEGVPELTPAMREEFAKQPFNEDKLKADLGLDTLYGEEGYSFVERTGARPTLELNGVYGGFQGEGSKTVIPKEAHAKITCRLVGNQDPQDILDKIEAHLKQHVQPGAKLNIVQVEKARAFTINPANPMLQKAADAYERVYGTRALFTHDGGSIPIVETLSRVLNAPAVMMGFGLPDENLHAPNEHFNLENFDKGLLTIVDYLNSL
- a CDS encoding XTP/dITP diphosphatase, encoding MNHSQESVIIVATRNQGKVREFAHALAFLGKPVKSMYDYPEVPEVVEDGKTFAENARKKAKEVGDFLGQTVLADDSGLCVDKLEGAPGVYSARYAGEGASDEDNNAKLLSELEHMRLGEDTEQPLLSTARFVCHLALYNPATGEFTEASGTVEGWITSEPAGEGGFGYDPLFYLPEYEKTLAELTVSEKQAISHRGAALRQLAQQMEDMNK